In the Streptomyces sp. f51 genome, one interval contains:
- a CDS encoding class I SAM-dependent methyltransferase has protein sequence MDEADGYFGERVAAAYDESSGEMFEPGVIDATADFLAGLADGGRALELGIGTGRVALPLVRRGVAVHGIDLSRAMVARLRAKPDGDAIDVTIGDFATTKADGTFSVVYLVFNTIMNLTTQEEQVACFRNAAAHLEPGGCFVIEVAVPELRRLPAGQNVVPFQVSPTRWAFDIYDVATQATSSNYVEVVDGRGTYRSIPFRYVWPSELDLMAQLAGLRLRERWDGWTRDPFASESRRHVSVWEKPAD, from the coding sequence ATGGACGAGGCGGACGGATACTTCGGGGAGCGGGTCGCGGCAGCCTACGACGAGTCGTCGGGGGAGATGTTCGAGCCCGGCGTCATCGACGCGACCGCCGACTTCCTGGCGGGTCTCGCCGACGGTGGCCGGGCCCTTGAGCTGGGCATCGGGACGGGACGCGTCGCGTTGCCGCTGGTGCGACGCGGAGTCGCGGTCCACGGCATCGACCTGTCACGGGCGATGGTCGCCCGGCTGCGTGCCAAGCCGGACGGTGACGCGATCGACGTCACGATCGGTGACTTCGCCACGACGAAGGCGGACGGGACCTTCTCCGTCGTCTACCTGGTCTTCAACACGATCATGAACCTCACGACGCAGGAGGAACAGGTCGCCTGCTTCCGCAACGCGGCGGCCCATCTGGAGCCCGGGGGCTGCTTCGTCATCGAGGTGGCGGTCCCCGAACTGCGCAGACTCCCGGCGGGCCAGAACGTCGTGCCCTTCCAAGTGAGTCCCACACGCTGGGCGTTCGACATCTACGACGTCGCGACCCAGGCGACGAGTTCGAACTACGTCGAGGTCGTCGACGGCCGCGGCACGTACCGATCGATCCCGTTCCGGTACGTGTGGCCGTCGGAACTCGACCTCATGGCCCAGCTCGCGGGCCTGCGGCTGCGCGAGCGGTGGGACGGCTGGACCCGGGACCCTTTCGCGAGCGAGAGCCGCCGGCATGTCTCGGTCTGGGAGAAGCCGGCCGACTGA
- a CDS encoding NADP-dependent oxidoreductase: MKAVRFHEYGGIDVLRVEDVERPAPGPGEVLVEVRAAGIQPGEAMIREGARHQRWPAVFPSGQGSDLAGVVVETGPYVRGFAVGDEVLGFTHDRASHAEFVVAEDVKLAARPKGLSWEVAGSLYVAGTTAYASVFAVDPGPADTVVVSGAAGGVGSLAVQLARRRGATVIGLASERNHAWLKEQGVVPVHYGEGVAERIREAAGGTVDAFVDTFGDGYVDLAVELGVRPGRINTIRDWEAAARVGAHTYGEGAAACAVVVGELARLAARGELVVPIARTYPLERVRDAFRELELRRTHGKIVLRP; encoded by the coding sequence ATGAAGGCGGTCCGGTTCCACGAGTACGGCGGGATCGACGTGCTCCGGGTGGAGGACGTGGAGCGGCCTGCGCCCGGCCCCGGGGAGGTGCTGGTCGAGGTCCGCGCCGCAGGGATCCAGCCCGGTGAGGCGATGATCCGCGAGGGCGCGCGGCACCAGCGCTGGCCGGCCGTCTTCCCCTCGGGGCAGGGAAGCGATCTGGCCGGAGTCGTGGTGGAGACCGGTCCGTACGTCCGGGGCTTCGCGGTGGGCGACGAGGTCCTGGGCTTCACGCACGACAGGGCGAGTCACGCCGAGTTCGTCGTGGCGGAGGACGTGAAGCTGGCGGCCCGTCCGAAGGGGCTCTCCTGGGAGGTGGCCGGGTCGCTGTACGTGGCCGGCACGACCGCGTACGCGTCCGTGTTCGCGGTCGACCCCGGACCGGCCGACACCGTCGTGGTGTCCGGCGCGGCGGGCGGCGTCGGATCCCTCGCCGTGCAGCTCGCGCGGCGGCGCGGTGCCACGGTGATCGGGCTGGCGAGCGAGCGGAACCACGCCTGGCTGAAGGAGCAGGGTGTCGTCCCGGTCCACTACGGCGAGGGCGTGGCCGAGCGGATCCGGGAGGCCGCGGGCGGGACGGTCGACGCGTTCGTCGACACGTTCGGCGACGGATACGTGGACCTGGCCGTGGAGTTGGGCGTGCGGCCCGGCCGGATCAACACGATCCGCGACTGGGAGGCGGCGGCCCGGGTCGGCGCGCACACGTACGGCGAGGGCGCGGCGGCCTGCGCGGTGGTCGTCGGCGAACTGGCCCGGCTCGCGGCGCGTGGAGAACTGGTGGTGCCGATCGCCCGTACGTACCCGCTGGAGCGGGTCCGCGACGCGTTCCGCGAGCTGGAACTGCGGCGGACCCACGGGAAGATCGTGCTCCGGCCCTGA
- a CDS encoding GNAT family N-acetyltransferase, with protein MTEIRTPRLLLRRWYDDDLAPMAEINADPEVMRWVDDGSVLDLDATAEAIERWEEDWDEEGFGLFAVELLGSGELAGFTGLSVPEFLPEVMPAVAISWRFGSQFWGQGYASEAAHATLEFALQDRGLDRVISIDRPGNEASRNIVQKLGMEPAGEATHPVHGFPLTIHAIDLTEYQA; from the coding sequence ATGACCGAGATCCGCACCCCCCGCCTCCTCCTCCGCCGCTGGTACGACGACGACCTCGCCCCCATGGCGGAGATCAACGCGGATCCCGAGGTCATGCGCTGGGTCGACGACGGCTCGGTCCTCGATCTGGACGCCACGGCCGAGGCGATCGAGCGGTGGGAGGAGGACTGGGACGAGGAGGGTTTCGGACTCTTCGCCGTGGAGCTGCTGGGCTCGGGCGAGCTCGCCGGATTCACGGGACTGTCCGTGCCCGAGTTCCTGCCCGAGGTCATGCCCGCCGTCGCGATCAGCTGGCGGTTCGGCTCACAGTTCTGGGGCCAGGGCTACGCCTCCGAAGCCGCCCACGCCACACTGGAGTTCGCGCTCCAGGACCGCGGCCTCGACCGTGTCATCAGCATCGACCGACCGGGCAACGAAGCCTCTCGGAACATCGTGCAGAAGCTCGGCATGGAGCCGGCCGGCGAGGCGACCCACCCGGTCCACGGCTTCCCGCTGACCATTCACGCCATCGACCTCACCGAGTACCAGGCCTGA
- a CDS encoding immunity 53 family protein: MDRTVHSFDWLQRWYAEQCDGNWEHSWGIEIGPLDNPGWTVAIDLEETSLEDKEYSAECVRRSETDWIFTRVQERRFEASCGPGNLTEVVTMFRLWAEGS; encoded by the coding sequence ATGGACCGAACCGTGCACTCCTTCGACTGGCTCCAGCGGTGGTACGCCGAACAGTGCGACGGTAATTGGGAGCACTCCTGGGGCATCGAGATTGGACCGCTCGACAACCCAGGGTGGACAGTTGCCATCGATCTTGAGGAAACCTCACTGGAAGACAAGGAGTACTCGGCGGAGTGCGTTCGGCGCAGCGAAACCGACTGGATCTTCACGCGTGTCCAGGAACGACGCTTCGAAGCCTCATGCGGACCAGGCAACCTCACCGAAGTGGTCACGATGTTCCGTCTATGGGCCGAAGGCTCATAG
- a CDS encoding YrdB family protein: MPTDPGTTRQFAEHPWFAANEILAFVVELVALACLSWWGFTVGHGVLPHIVFGLGVPLAAVVLWSLFAAPKARLRPGLPLVLVVKAVVLGGGAAALYGVGHPVAAVVMAVVVVANTAVAETLRRTVPGRPEGPEGTNGSPESG, from the coding sequence ATGCCCACGGACCCCGGCACCACCCGTCAGTTCGCCGAGCATCCCTGGTTCGCGGCCAACGAGATCCTGGCGTTCGTGGTGGAGCTCGTCGCGCTCGCCTGCCTGAGCTGGTGGGGATTCACCGTCGGCCACGGCGTGCTGCCTCACATCGTGTTCGGCCTGGGGGTGCCCCTGGCGGCCGTCGTGCTCTGGTCGCTCTTCGCGGCTCCGAAGGCGCGACTGCGGCCCGGGCTGCCCCTCGTGCTCGTCGTCAAGGCGGTGGTGCTCGGCGGTGGCGCGGCGGCACTGTACGGAGTCGGGCACCCCGTCGCCGCCGTGGTCATGGCGGTCGTCGTGGTCGCGAACACGGCGGTCGCCGAAACCCTCCGCCGCACCGTGCCGGGCCGACCCGAGGGGCCGGAGGGCACGAACGGCTCACCGGAGTCCGGCTGA
- a CDS encoding TetR family transcriptional regulator translates to MGRWQPDARGRLAKAALELYVERGFDRTSVAEIAERAGLTERTFFRHYADKREVLFAGSSELRDVLAGAVAQAPESATPLDAVALALEGAAAVLEARKEHARQRQYVIDANTELRERELIKLASLSETLRDALRQRGVDEAAAGLAAEVGIAVFKFAFRRWVDQTGEKELAQFIRESLAGLRAVTAEA, encoded by the coding sequence ATGGGTCGATGGCAGCCGGACGCGCGCGGCCGCCTCGCGAAGGCGGCACTGGAGCTCTACGTCGAGCGCGGCTTCGACCGCACCTCGGTGGCGGAGATCGCCGAGCGGGCGGGGCTGACGGAGCGCACGTTCTTCCGGCACTACGCGGACAAGCGCGAGGTGCTGTTCGCGGGTTCGAGCGAGTTGCGGGACGTGCTCGCCGGTGCCGTGGCGCAGGCCCCCGAGTCCGCCACCCCGCTCGATGCCGTGGCGCTGGCCCTCGAAGGTGCCGCAGCCGTGCTGGAGGCACGCAAGGAGCACGCCCGGCAGCGGCAGTACGTCATCGACGCCAACACCGAGTTGCGGGAACGCGAGCTGATCAAACTCGCGTCGCTGTCCGAGACGCTCAGGGACGCGCTGCGGCAGCGCGGTGTCGACGAGGCCGCCGCGGGGCTCGCCGCGGAGGTCGGGATCGCCGTCTTCAAGTTCGCCTTCCGGCGCTGGGTCGACCAGACCGGGGAGAAGGAACTGGCCCAGTTCATAAGGGAGTCACTGGCCGGGCTGAGAGCGGTGACCGCGGAGGCGTGA
- a CDS encoding VOC family protein, with protein MPLSLHHIVIDAHDLPSLARFWAEALRWRILSEREREVVIGPDETAPVGICFMPVTDRKAVKNRLHLDLTSAAEDREAEIERVLALGARRADVGQSGEESWTVLADPEGNEFCVVRPKATLVR; from the coding sequence ATGCCCCTTTCGCTGCACCACATCGTCATCGACGCGCACGACCTGCCCTCACTGGCCCGGTTCTGGGCCGAGGCGCTGCGCTGGCGGATCCTCTCCGAGCGGGAGCGGGAGGTGGTGATCGGGCCGGACGAGACGGCGCCGGTGGGCATCTGCTTCATGCCGGTCACGGATCGGAAGGCCGTCAAGAACCGGCTGCACCTCGATCTCACGTCCGCGGCCGAGGACCGGGAGGCGGAGATCGAACGCGTCCTGGCCCTCGGGGCCCGCAGGGCGGACGTGGGGCAGAGCGGCGAGGAGTCGTGGACCGTGCTGGCCGACCCCGAGGGGAACGAGTTCTGCGTCGTACGCCCCAAGGCGACGCTCGTCAGGTGA
- a CDS encoding calcium-binding protein, with protein sequence MRRLAIGVASSGALALMALTVPAAHADTVVGDTKVSNVVVNGGKDVVVGTTNKVTFKVTFTASDPAGIASGQTYLYHGTWSDPDAFWTQDSPSETVCASGTTVTCTSTYNIWPEYDLHYNAFAGTWHFGAYAKAKDGDSAKRTNLGTFHVQRYSKLTVNASPEPVTKGRTITVTGKLTRANWDDRKYHGYAGQPVKLQFRKAGTSTYSTVKTVTTDGSGNLKTTVTASTDGTWRYYFAGTSTTPAVAATGDSVDVR encoded by the coding sequence ATGCGCAGACTCGCCATCGGCGTCGCTTCGTCCGGCGCGCTGGCACTCATGGCCCTCACCGTTCCCGCCGCTCACGCGGACACGGTGGTGGGCGACACCAAGGTCTCGAACGTGGTGGTGAACGGCGGAAAGGACGTCGTCGTCGGCACGACGAACAAGGTGACCTTCAAGGTCACGTTCACCGCTTCCGACCCGGCCGGCATAGCCTCCGGGCAGACGTACCTGTACCACGGCACCTGGAGCGACCCCGACGCCTTCTGGACCCAGGACTCGCCCAGCGAAACCGTGTGCGCCTCGGGGACGACCGTCACCTGCACGTCGACGTACAACATCTGGCCCGAGTACGACCTGCACTACAACGCCTTCGCGGGCACCTGGCACTTCGGCGCGTACGCGAAGGCCAAGGACGGCGACTCGGCGAAGCGCACGAACCTCGGCACCTTCCACGTGCAGCGCTACTCCAAGCTCACGGTCAACGCCTCGCCGGAGCCGGTCACCAAGGGCCGGACGATCACCGTCACGGGCAAGCTGACCCGGGCGAACTGGGATGACCGCAAGTACCACGGATACGCCGGGCAGCCGGTCAAGCTGCAGTTCCGCAAGGCGGGCACCAGCACGTACAGCACCGTCAAGACCGTGACCACGGACGGCAGCGGCAACCTGAAGACCACGGTCACCGCCTCCACCGACGGCACCTGGCGCTACTACTTCGCGGGCACGAGCACCACACCGGCCGTCGCGGCCACGGGCGATTCCGTCGACGTGAGGTAG
- a CDS encoding ABC transporter permease, whose protein sequence is MFLALRDLRFARGRFALMGAVVALIAVLGVLLSGLASGLADAGISGLRALPVTHMAFDEKATSEQFSRSTVEEKDWQTWSRAPGVERAEPFGNTLANAQVTQGAKKGEQLNLAVFGMTQDSSLAPRPSKGEGLKKGGAGILITREIADLGVEIGDVLTADRSGVRMKVVGLVDETVSYGHIGVVYADLDTWRHLHYGLPGDLPEAASRQATAVALTLKPGADVAVVEKATGTLAETKEATFDASPGYEAESSTMALIKGFLYVISALVVGAFFTVWTVQRKPEIALMKALGAPTGYILRDALAQVVAVLVGATALGTAVGLALGSAMIGKAPFSLSAPAIATSSGLLIVLGTVGAVVAVRRITAVDPLTALGANR, encoded by the coding sequence GTGTTCCTTGCCCTACGCGATCTGCGCTTCGCCCGCGGTCGCTTCGCCCTGATGGGCGCGGTGGTCGCGCTCATCGCCGTACTCGGTGTCCTCCTGTCCGGGCTTGCCTCCGGTCTGGCGGACGCCGGCATATCCGGCCTGCGCGCGCTGCCCGTGACCCACATGGCCTTCGACGAGAAGGCGACCAGCGAGCAGTTCTCCCGCTCGACCGTGGAAGAGAAGGATTGGCAGACATGGTCCAGGGCCCCAGGCGTGGAGCGCGCGGAGCCGTTCGGGAACACCCTGGCCAATGCCCAGGTGACCCAGGGCGCCAAGAAGGGCGAGCAGCTCAACCTCGCCGTCTTCGGTATGACGCAGGACTCCTCCCTGGCGCCCCGCCCCAGCAAGGGTGAGGGCCTGAAGAAGGGCGGTGCGGGCATCCTGATCACCCGGGAGATCGCCGATCTCGGGGTGGAGATCGGCGATGTTCTGACCGCGGACCGGAGCGGGGTGCGGATGAAGGTCGTGGGCCTGGTCGACGAGACCGTCTCCTACGGTCACATCGGCGTCGTCTACGCGGACCTCGACACGTGGCGGCATCTGCATTACGGCCTGCCCGGCGACCTGCCCGAGGCCGCGAGCCGCCAGGCCACCGCGGTGGCCCTGACCCTGAAGCCGGGCGCCGACGTCGCCGTGGTCGAAAAGGCAACCGGGACCCTCGCCGAGACCAAGGAGGCCACGTTCGACGCGTCCCCCGGCTACGAGGCCGAGTCGAGCACCATGGCCCTGATCAAGGGATTCCTGTACGTCATCTCCGCACTGGTCGTCGGCGCGTTCTTCACTGTCTGGACCGTCCAGCGCAAGCCCGAGATCGCCCTGATGAAGGCACTGGGCGCTCCCACCGGGTACATCCTGCGCGACGCGCTCGCCCAGGTCGTCGCCGTGCTCGTCGGAGCCACGGCCCTCGGCACCGCCGTAGGCCTGGCCCTGGGCAGCGCGATGATCGGTAAGGCCCCCTTCTCCCTCTCCGCACCGGCCATCGCCACCTCCTCCGGCCTCCTCATCGTCCTCGGGACCGTGGGCGCCGTCGTCGCCGTCCGCCGCATCACCGCCGTCGACCCCCTCACCGCTCTGGGAGCCAACCGATGA
- a CDS encoding SDR family oxidoreductase, whose translation MRVFVTGASGWIGSALVPELIGAGHEVVGLARSDASAAALTKAGADTVPGTLDDLDVLREAAKASDGVIHLAFKHDIAFSGGFQDAADADRRTVELFGDALAGSGRPLLIASGLIGLATGRPSTEDDGRTADELSALPGGPRTRMGTAQVALALADRNVRSSVVRLPPTVHGDGDNGFMTALIGIARDKGVSGYIGDGTQRWTATHRDDAARLFRLALEGAPAGSVLHASAEGGVPIRSVAEVIGRHLDVPARSVPAEEAPEHFTWLSGFLGLDSPASSERTRALLGWNPTGPGLIEDLEMGHYFRSGGE comes from the coding sequence ATGCGTGTTTTCGTCACCGGGGCATCCGGATGGATCGGCTCCGCGCTGGTACCCGAGCTCATCGGAGCCGGGCACGAGGTGGTCGGGCTCGCCCGCTCGGACGCCTCGGCCGCGGCCCTCACCAAGGCCGGGGCGGACACGGTGCCCGGCACCCTCGACGACCTCGACGTCCTGCGCGAGGCGGCGAAGGCGTCGGACGGCGTGATCCACCTCGCGTTCAAGCACGACATCGCGTTCTCCGGCGGCTTCCAGGACGCCGCAGACGCGGACCGCCGTACCGTCGAGCTGTTCGGCGACGCGCTCGCGGGTTCCGGGCGGCCGCTGCTCATCGCGTCGGGGCTGATCGGGCTGGCCACGGGCCGCCCGAGCACGGAGGACGACGGAAGGACGGCGGACGAACTGTCCGCGCTGCCGGGCGGCCCCAGGACGCGGATGGGCACCGCCCAGGTGGCCCTCGCCCTCGCCGACCGGAACGTCCGCTCGTCCGTCGTACGGCTCCCCCCGACCGTGCACGGCGACGGTGACAACGGCTTCATGACCGCCCTGATCGGCATCGCCCGCGACAAGGGCGTCTCCGGATACATCGGCGACGGCACCCAGCGCTGGACGGCCACGCACCGCGACGACGCCGCCCGTCTGTTCCGACTCGCCCTGGAGGGCGCGCCGGCGGGATCCGTCCTCCACGCGAGTGCCGAGGGCGGCGTTCCGATCCGCTCGGTCGCCGAGGTCATCGGCCGCCACCTCGACGTGCCCGCCCGCTCCGTCCCAGCCGAGGAGGCACCGGAGCACTTCACCTGGCTGTCGGGCTTCCTCGGCCTCGACAGCCCGGCCTCCAGCGAGCGGACCCGCGCCCTGCTGGGCTGGAACCCGACCGGGCCGGGCCTGATCGAGGACCTGGAGATGGGGCACTACTTCCGCTCGGGCGGGGAGTAG
- a CDS encoding ABC transporter ATP-binding protein, which produces MTTPATDHQATADTDRSGGLRLDDVTLTLGDGDTAVTALDHVGLTVAPGEFVAVVGPSGSGKSSLLAVAGGLQRPTSGTVHIAGTELTALSDKERTAARLRHIGFVFQQSNLLASLTVREQLLLPLHIDGRLDTTARARADELIEAVGLTHRAGSRPHQLSGGERQRAGLARALMTSPAVLLVDEPTSALDRVRSAQAVRLIAEQTHERGTATVMVTHDTAIMDAADRVYEMVDGHLS; this is translated from the coding sequence ATGACCACACCCGCCACCGACCACCAGGCCACCGCGGACACCGACCGCTCCGGCGGGCTGCGCCTGGACGACGTCACCCTGACCCTCGGTGACGGCGATACCGCCGTCACCGCCCTCGACCACGTCGGCCTGACCGTCGCCCCCGGTGAGTTCGTCGCCGTCGTCGGCCCCTCCGGATCCGGCAAGTCCAGCCTCCTCGCCGTCGCCGGCGGCCTCCAGCGCCCCACCTCGGGGACCGTGCACATCGCCGGCACCGAGCTGACCGCCCTCTCGGACAAGGAACGCACCGCCGCCCGTCTTCGCCACATCGGCTTCGTCTTCCAGCAGTCGAACCTGCTGGCCTCCCTCACCGTCAGGGAACAGCTCCTGCTGCCCCTGCACATCGACGGACGCCTCGACACCACTGCCCGGGCCCGCGCAGACGAACTCATCGAAGCCGTCGGACTGACCCACCGCGCTGGCTCCCGTCCGCACCAGCTGTCGGGCGGCGAGCGCCAGCGCGCGGGCCTGGCCCGCGCCCTGATGACCTCCCCCGCCGTCCTGCTGGTGGACGAACCCACCTCGGCATTGGACCGGGTACGGTCCGCCCAGGCGGTGCGGCTGATCGCCGAACAGACCCATGAGCGCGGAACGGCCACGGTCATGGTTACCCACGACACGGCGATAATGGACGCTGCCGACCGGGTATACGAGATGGTCGACGGCCACCTGTCCTGA
- a CDS encoding pentapeptide repeat-containing protein → MWSYAVWGLVGAALYRCLIVRAALLRDEDPFTHRYGRWDYPNGPGVGALVAGLCLHALVGAAVGCTAATLAETAGAANAVRSLIALVLGVVAPIVFKPAGRLALRILVPDALDEGTEIRLTDRRYWYTPPGHPPVATDAPYPWADELARRIRAQEVARPVNLKGAHLSGADLTGVDLPWVHAQLGTLPGVCLREANLSRSFFRVANLIGADLTRARLDRAELGSSMLVRARLTEADLTGADLTHADLLDADLAGARLRGADLGGAMLVRANLTSADLTEACLERADLTGADLSGAGLTGANLAGARWTSETVWPIGLADRMRDDSEQLFDDVYRLHGWSPEPYKSKEKGQPPFLQRLLIAFCDAAPAFRPLRAGDVGHGKETRAFRPARPVGRAGLRSALKSGTAVSLSGAQLHRIDLVGVSLAGTDLSRADLTKAILTGADLSRTDLTRTRLTQANLSGAKLNGANLAGANTVGADVTGAILTGANLADVYLVDANLSGARLTCTNLTGALFSGTKLTGADLTDSDLTDVALDKADLRGAKLLRAQLTSADLSEADLTKAILTEADLTCAHLFAADFSQAQMIRARLTLAFLYNAKLTGADLTHADLAGAQLTGARLRGAKLVGARLRGADLVGADLSGTRTDGADFAEAVWSSTTKWPGTIAGTVRDRSETAPDGTFRVRTTTLGEHHFPGSGTSER, encoded by the coding sequence ATGTGGTCATATGCGGTGTGGGGGCTGGTCGGTGCCGCCCTGTACAGATGTCTCATCGTCCGGGCTGCTCTCCTGCGCGACGAAGACCCGTTCACGCACCGGTACGGGCGGTGGGACTACCCCAACGGGCCTGGCGTCGGCGCCCTCGTCGCAGGCCTGTGCCTGCACGCGCTCGTGGGTGCGGCGGTCGGCTGTACGGCGGCGACTCTGGCCGAGACGGCGGGGGCGGCGAATGCGGTCAGGTCCCTTATCGCGCTGGTCCTGGGAGTCGTCGCCCCGATCGTGTTCAAGCCGGCCGGCCGGCTCGCGCTCCGGATCCTGGTACCCGATGCCCTGGACGAGGGAACGGAAATACGGCTGACCGACCGCCGGTACTGGTACACGCCGCCCGGTCACCCTCCCGTGGCCACCGACGCACCGTACCCATGGGCCGACGAACTGGCCCGGCGCATCCGCGCGCAGGAGGTGGCCCGGCCGGTCAACCTGAAAGGCGCCCACCTCAGCGGGGCGGACCTGACCGGGGTAGATCTGCCCTGGGTCCACGCGCAACTGGGCACGCTGCCAGGCGTGTGCCTTCGGGAGGCGAACCTGTCCCGGAGCTTCTTCCGTGTGGCGAATCTGATCGGCGCCGACCTGACGCGGGCTCGCCTGGACCGAGCGGAGCTGGGCTCGTCGATGCTGGTCCGGGCACGGCTTACAGAGGCCGACCTGACCGGAGCGGACCTGACGCACGCGGACCTGCTGGACGCGGACCTCGCGGGAGCACGGCTGCGCGGAGCGGACCTGGGTGGGGCGATGCTCGTTCGGGCGAACCTCACCAGTGCCGACCTGACCGAGGCGTGTCTTGAACGGGCCGACCTGACGGGTGCCGACCTGAGCGGCGCGGGGCTGACGGGCGCGAACCTGGCCGGGGCGCGGTGGACCTCGGAGACTGTCTGGCCCATCGGGCTGGCCGACCGAATGCGGGACGATTCGGAGCAGCTCTTCGATGACGTGTACCGCCTGCACGGCTGGTCGCCCGAGCCCTACAAGTCCAAGGAGAAAGGTCAACCTCCTTTCCTTCAAAGGTTGTTGATCGCCTTCTGCGATGCCGCCCCGGCGTTCCGGCCGCTCCGCGCCGGTGACGTCGGCCACGGCAAGGAGACGCGGGCTTTCCGGCCCGCCAGACCGGTCGGGCGGGCCGGCCTCAGGAGTGCGTTGAAGTCCGGCACAGCCGTTTCCCTGTCAGGCGCGCAGCTGCACCGTATCGATCTCGTGGGTGTGAGCCTCGCCGGAACGGATCTCAGCCGGGCCGACCTCACGAAAGCGATCCTGACGGGCGCCGACCTGAGCCGGACCGACTTGACTCGAACACGACTGACGCAGGCGAACCTGTCGGGAGCCAAGCTGAACGGCGCGAACCTGGCTGGAGCGAACACCGTGGGCGCGGACGTGACCGGGGCGATCCTAACCGGCGCGAACCTGGCGGACGTCTATCTGGTGGACGCGAACCTGTCCGGTGCCCGCCTGACCTGTACGAACCTGACTGGCGCCCTGTTCTCGGGGACGAAGTTGACGGGGGCCGACCTGACCGACTCCGACCTCACCGATGTCGCCCTGGACAAGGCGGACCTGCGCGGCGCGAAGCTCCTGCGGGCCCAGCTGACCTCCGCCGACCTGAGTGAGGCCGACCTGACCAAGGCCATCCTCACCGAAGCCGACCTGACCTGCGCCCACCTCTTCGCCGCGGACTTTTCCCAGGCCCAGATGATCAGGGCCAGGCTCACTTTGGCCTTTCTGTACAACGCGAAGCTGACGGGCGCCGACCTCACCCACGCGGACCTGGCCGGAGCCCAGCTGACCGGAGCGCGCCTCAGAGGGGCCAAGCTGGTCGGAGCCCGGCTGCGCGGCGCGGACCTGGTCGGCGCCGACCTGAGTGGAACCCGCACCGACGGTGCCGACTTCGCGGAGGCGGTCTGGTCCAGCACGACCAAGTGGCCCGGCACGATCGCCGGGACTGTACGGGATCGCTCCGAAACAGCCCCCGATGGCACCTTCCGCGTACGCACCACCACCCTGGGCGAGCACCACTTCCCCGGCTCGGGAACCTCCGAACGGTAG